One segment of Channa argus isolate prfri chromosome 17, Channa argus male v1.0, whole genome shotgun sequence DNA contains the following:
- the acat2 gene encoding acetyl-CoA acetyltransferase, cytosolic, protein MDTEPVVIVAAARTPIGSLNGALSTVPLHDLCSVVIKDVLKQAGVRSDEVSEVIMGHVLAAGHGQNPARQASVGAGIPYSVPAWSCQMVCGSGLKAVCLGAQSIQSGESTVVVAGGMESMSQAPHTLQMRTGVKMGDATLQDSVVADGLTDAFHGYHMGITAENVAKQWGVSREEQDQFALQSQKKTEAAQKAGYFDQEIVPVMVPSRKGPVEVKVDEFPRHGSNIDSMSKLRPCFIKDGSGTVTAGNASGINDGAAATLLMSQSEAKRRGIKPMARIVSWAQAGLDPSIMGTGPIPAIRKAVDKAGWPLDQVDLFEINEAFAAQSVAVVKELGLNVDKLNVSGGAISLGHPLGMSGCRVLVTLLHALQRTGGHKGVASLCIGGGMGIAMCVERV, encoded by the exons ATGGACACGGAGCCAGTTGTCATCGTCGCTGCTGCACGGACACCCATTG GGTCTTTGAATGGTGCTCTCTCCACGGTACCTCTACATGACCTTTGTTCCGTGGTGATCAAGGATGTTCTGAAGCAAGCTGGGGTAAGGTCAGATGAGGTCTCTGAGGTTATCATGGGACACGTCCTAGCAGCAG GTCATGGGCAGAACCCTGCACGTCAAGCCAGTGTTGGGGCAGGCATTCCCTACTCAGTCCCTGCATGGAGCTGCCAAATGGTTTGTGGCTCAGGTCTCAAGGCTGTGTGTCTGGGAGCTCAGTCCATCCAGAGTGGCGAGTCCACTGTGGTGGTGGCAGGGGGAATGGAGAGTATGAGCCAG GCTCCTCACACACTGCAAATGAGAACAGGAGTAAAGATGGGTGATGCAACCCTGCAGGACTCCGTAGTGGCTGACGGTCTGACAGATGCCTTTCATGGGTACCACATGGGCATCACAG CGGAGAACGTGGCGAAGCAGTGGGGTGTCAGTCGGGAGGAGCAGGACCAGTTTGCTCTCCAAtcccagaaaaaaacagaggctGCACAGAAAGCAGGATATTTTGATCAAGAGATTGTTCCTGTCATGGTGCCATCTAGAAAAG GTCCAGTGGAAGTGAAAGTGGACGAGTTCCCGCGTCATGGCAGCAACATAGACAGCATGTCTAAGCTGAGACCCTGTTTCATCAAGGATGGCAGTGGCACCGTCACTGCTGGAAATGCATCAG GTATAAATGATGGAGCCGCAGCAACTCTATTAATGAGCCAATCAGAGGCTAAGAGGCGTGGCATTAAACCAATGGCGAGAATAGTATCATGGGCTCAAGCTGGTCTTGACCCATCTATCATGGGAACTGGACCAATACCAGCCATTAGGAAAGCT GTTGATAAAGCAGGCTGGCCGCTGGATCAAGTTGACTTATTTGAGATCAATGAAGCATTTGCTGCCCAGTCTGTTGCTGTGGTCAAAGAGCTTGGTCTGAATGTAGACAAG TTGAATGTGAGTGGCGGTGCCATTTCTCTGGGTCATCCTCTCGGTATGTCTGGGTGCAGAGTGCTGGTGACATTGCTGCACGCTCTCCAAAGGACTGGAGGACATAAGGGTGTGGCGTCCCTCTGCATTGGAGGAGGAATGGGCATTGCTATGTGCGTGGAGAGGGTTTGA